The Pseudomonas berkeleyensis genome includes a region encoding these proteins:
- a CDS encoding HPP family protein, with translation MNTPSRLHQWCIAFLPNAPHTRPREWLRAALGASLGFTFATWLCSQFFGLQLAVHFSGPLAASAVLLFAVSSGALAQPWSILGSYLCATLVGVVVGHLLDHSLLGAALAIGLSLLLMCPLRCLHPPGGAIAFCVVFAPMIPGVPNWYPALTVLSAALALLGCALIYNNLTGMRYPRQRTSVTDAHHTDDPSPGERVGIRGTDLDQALDELGAFVDVTREDLELIVKSTERYALRRSMGDIRAGQVMSRDLVCAAPSTSIKQGLHLLRHHHLKALPILDRNQQLVGIVSLSDLVAPLHSRPARRFGLFERKPRPRLGDLMSSPVRCTTVDTHVADLIGVLSDRGLHCLPVLENDKLVGMITQTDLIAALQRDLLAHFD, from the coding sequence ATGAACACACCATCACGACTGCACCAATGGTGCATCGCTTTTCTTCCTAATGCCCCGCACACGCGCCCGCGGGAATGGCTGCGTGCAGCGCTCGGCGCCAGCCTGGGGTTTACCTTTGCCACCTGGCTGTGCAGCCAATTCTTCGGCCTGCAGTTGGCCGTGCATTTTTCCGGGCCACTGGCCGCTTCGGCAGTGTTGCTGTTCGCCGTATCGTCCGGCGCACTGGCACAGCCCTGGTCGATTCTCGGCAGTTACCTGTGCGCCACGCTGGTCGGCGTAGTGGTCGGTCACCTGCTCGATCACAGCCTGCTCGGCGCCGCCCTGGCGATAGGCCTGAGCCTGCTGCTGATGTGCCCGCTACGCTGCCTGCATCCTCCGGGCGGGGCCATCGCCTTCTGCGTGGTGTTCGCACCGATGATCCCCGGTGTGCCCAACTGGTACCCAGCCCTGACGGTGCTGAGCGCCGCGCTGGCCCTGCTCGGTTGCGCGCTGATCTACAACAACCTCACCGGCATGCGCTACCCACGCCAGCGCACATCAGTGACCGATGCCCATCACACTGACGATCCGTCACCAGGCGAACGCGTGGGCATTCGCGGCACCGACCTCGACCAGGCCCTCGACGAACTCGGCGCCTTCGTCGACGTGACCCGCGAGGATCTGGAGCTGATCGTGAAAAGTACCGAACGCTACGCGCTGCGCCGCAGCATGGGTGACATCCGCGCCGGCCAGGTGATGTCACGCGACCTGGTCTGCGCCGCGCCGAGTACCAGCATCAAACAGGGACTGCACCTGCTGCGCCACCATCACCTCAAGGCACTGCCGATTCTCGACCGTAATCAGCAACTGGTCGGCATCGTCAGCCTGAGCGATCTGGTCGCGCCCCTGCATAGCCGCCCGGCCAGGCGCTTCGGCCTGTTCGAGCGCAAGCCGCGGCCGCGCCTGGGCGACCTGATGAGCAGCCCGGTGCGCTGCACCACTGTCGATACGCACGTCGCCGATCTGATCGGCGTACTGTCCGACCGCGGCCTGCATTGCTTGCCGGTGCTGGAGAACGACAAACTGGTGGGGATGATCACCCAGACGGATCTGATCGCCGCCCTGCAGCGAGACCTCCTGGCCCATTTCGACTAA
- a CDS encoding nuclear transport factor 2 family protein, whose translation MNDFLCRFAERFATLNKDNLYLLGELYSDDVIFRDPLHEVHGLTAVQAYFAELYANVEALHFEFHGFDRVDAGEGYLRWTMRYRHPRLRGGAEIAVEGCSHLLWRDKVYQHRDYFDAGALLYEHLPVLGSVIAWLKRRLA comes from the coding sequence ATGAACGATTTCCTGTGCCGCTTCGCCGAACGCTTCGCTACGCTGAACAAGGACAACCTGTATCTGCTCGGCGAGCTGTACAGCGACGACGTGATCTTTCGCGACCCTCTGCATGAAGTGCACGGGCTGACGGCCGTGCAGGCTTACTTCGCCGAGTTGTACGCCAACGTCGAAGCGCTGCATTTCGAATTCCACGGTTTCGACCGGGTCGATGCCGGCGAAGGCTACCTGCGCTGGACCATGCGCTATCGCCACCCGCGCCTGCGCGGCGGCGCCGAGATTGCCGTCGAGGGCTGCTCGCACCTGCTCTGGCGCGACAAGGTCTACCAGCACCGTGACTACTTCGATGCCGGCGCCCTGCTGTATGAACACCTGCCCGTGCTCGGCAGCGTCATCGCCTGGCTGAAACGGAGGCTGGCATGA
- a CDS encoding DUF2878 domain-containing protein, which translates to MPRLLANAILFQLSWFACVLGGDGPWLLVVVVALAVHLFWVSSWPAEGKLLLSVFLFGSAVDSFLLHLGVFDFGEPRTLIPLWLASLWLLLGTTLNHCLAWSAQPWWRASLLGAVGGPMAYYAGAQLGGVQLPLGNVTTLGLLAVIWAIVLPVLHGFARLYRLQYQQRQRLLQRP; encoded by the coding sequence ATGCCCAGACTGCTAGCCAATGCCATCCTCTTCCAGCTCAGCTGGTTCGCCTGCGTGCTCGGCGGCGACGGGCCCTGGTTGCTGGTCGTGGTAGTCGCATTGGCCGTGCACCTGTTCTGGGTGAGCAGTTGGCCAGCAGAGGGCAAGTTGCTGCTCAGCGTTTTCCTGTTCGGCAGTGCAGTGGACAGCTTCTTGCTGCACCTGGGCGTCTTCGATTTCGGCGAGCCACGCACGCTGATTCCCCTGTGGCTGGCGTCGTTGTGGCTGCTCCTGGGCACGACCCTCAATCACTGCCTGGCCTGGAGCGCGCAGCCCTGGTGGCGCGCCAGCCTGCTCGGCGCCGTCGGCGGGCCGATGGCCTATTACGCGGGCGCGCAACTGGGCGGTGTACAACTGCCACTGGGCAACGTCACGACATTGGGGCTGCTGGCAGTCATCTGGGCCATCGTGCTGCCGGTTCTGCATGGCTTCGCCAGGCTCTATCGCCTCCAATACCAGCAGAGACAACGCCTGCTGCAACGGCCATAA
- a CDS encoding SDR family NAD(P)-dependent oxidoreductase, whose protein sequence is MKRIWLTGASSGIGAALAEQLLRAGHRLALSARSSGPLQDFASRYGDQVLVVPGDLTDPAQVRAIGERIALQWGALDCAILNAGTCEYVDVRQFEAAMIERVVSANLFSASHCIEAALPLLRRGNRPHLVGVGSSVTFLPLPRAEAYGASKAAMRYLMQTLRIDLASEGIDVTLVSPGFVDTPLTQKNDFPMPMRWPVERAARHIAERLDKRPHEIAFPTPFIAVLKLLGSLPSRLQLAIGRRLARNEEHA, encoded by the coding sequence ATGAAACGTATCTGGCTTACCGGCGCCAGCAGCGGCATTGGTGCGGCCCTGGCGGAACAACTGCTGCGTGCCGGCCATCGACTGGCCCTAAGCGCGCGCAGCAGCGGCCCGCTGCAGGATTTCGCCAGCCGCTACGGCGATCAGGTGCTGGTCGTGCCAGGCGATCTGACCGACCCCGCCCAGGTACGCGCCATCGGTGAACGTATCGCCCTGCAGTGGGGGGCACTGGATTGCGCGATTCTCAATGCCGGCACCTGCGAGTACGTCGATGTGCGGCAGTTCGAGGCGGCCATGATCGAGCGCGTGGTCAGCGCCAATCTGTTTTCCGCCAGCCATTGCATCGAGGCGGCGCTGCCGTTGCTGCGTCGTGGCAATCGCCCGCATCTGGTCGGTGTCGGCAGCTCGGTGACCTTTCTGCCGCTACCACGCGCCGAGGCCTACGGCGCCTCCAAGGCCGCCATGCGCTACCTGATGCAGACATTGCGCATCGACCTGGCCAGCGAAGGCATCGACGTCACCCTGGTCAGCCCCGGCTTCGTCGACACGCCGCTGACGCAGAAAAACGACTTCCCGATGCCCATGCGCTGGCCGGTCGAACGCGCCGCGAGGCATATCGCCGAGCGCCTGGATAAGCGTCCGCACGAGATCGCTTTCCCCACCCCTTTCATCGCCGTACTGAAGCTGCTCGGCAGCCTGCCCAGCCGCCTGCAACTGGCCATTGGTCGCCGCCTGGCGCGTAACGAGGAACACGCATGA
- a CDS encoding NAD(P)/FAD-dependent oxidoreductase codes for MKIAIIGSGIAGLTCAYLLNRQHEIQVFEASDWVGGHTHTVDVTVNGREYAVDTGFIVFNDWTYPNFIRLLEQIGVGFKPAEMSFSVSDPVTGVEYNGHDLNTLFAQRRNLLSPAFWGMLRDILRFNRQSQEDLANGHIDSETTLGEYLESNGYGRRFIEHYIVPMGSAIWSMSLADMLAFPLQFFVRFCKNHGLLSVSDRPQWQVIEGGSRSYVAPLTASFAEHIRLNCPVSRVVRDQDGVTLHSAAGQERFDKVVFACHSDQALALLDQASQQEREILGALPYANNDVVLHTDTRLLPKRKLAWASWNYRLGGPSDQLAAVTYDMNILQGIESDTTFCVSLNQTAAIDPTKILARFQYAHPQYSLAGTAAQARWEELLGAQHSYFCGAYWANGFHEDGVVSALRVARAFGEAL; via the coding sequence ATGAAAATCGCCATCATCGGCAGCGGTATCGCCGGTCTGACCTGCGCCTATTTGCTCAATCGCCAGCACGAGATCCAGGTGTTCGAGGCCAGCGACTGGGTCGGCGGTCACACCCACACCGTCGATGTCACGGTCAACGGGCGCGAATACGCTGTCGACACCGGTTTCATCGTGTTCAACGACTGGACCTACCCCAACTTCATCCGCCTGCTGGAACAGATCGGCGTCGGCTTCAAACCTGCCGAGATGAGCTTCTCGGTCAGCGACCCGGTCACCGGCGTTGAGTACAACGGCCACGACCTCAACACCCTGTTCGCCCAACGCCGCAACCTGCTCTCGCCGGCCTTCTGGGGCATGCTACGCGACATCCTGCGCTTCAATCGCCAATCCCAGGAAGACCTGGCCAACGGTCACATCGACAGCGAGACGACCCTCGGCGAATACCTCGAAAGCAATGGCTATGGCCGGCGCTTCATCGAGCACTACATCGTGCCCATGGGCTCGGCCATCTGGTCGATGTCGCTGGCCGACATGCTCGCCTTCCCGCTGCAATTCTTCGTGCGTTTCTGCAAGAACCACGGCCTGCTGTCGGTCAGCGACCGCCCGCAATGGCAAGTGATCGAAGGTGGCTCGCGCAGCTACGTGGCACCGTTGACCGCCAGCTTCGCCGAGCACATTCGCCTCAACTGTCCGGTCAGCCGCGTCGTACGCGACCAGGACGGCGTCACCCTGCACAGTGCCGCTGGCCAGGAGCGCTTCGACAAGGTGGTATTCGCCTGCCATAGCGACCAGGCTCTGGCCCTGCTGGATCAGGCCAGCCAGCAGGAACGGGAAATCCTTGGCGCCCTGCCCTACGCCAACAACGATGTGGTGCTGCACACCGACACCCGTCTGCTGCCCAAGCGCAAGCTGGCCTGGGCCAGTTGGAACTATCGCCTGGGTGGGCCAAGCGACCAGCTCGCTGCCGTCACCTATGACATGAACATCCTGCAGGGCATCGAAAGCGACACCACTTTCTGCGTCAGCCTCAACCAAACTGCCGCCATCGACCCGACAAAAATCCTCGCGCGCTTCCAATACGCCCACCCGCAGTACAGCCTGGCAGGCACCGCAGCGCAGGCACGCTGGGAGGAATTGCTCGGCGCCCAGCACAGCTATTTCTGCGGTGCCTACTGGGCCAACGGCTTCCACGAGGACGGCGTGGTCAGCGCGCTGCGCGTGGCCCGTGCCTTCGGGGAAGCGCTGTAA
- a CDS encoding DUF1365 domain-containing protein, whose protein sequence is MHSALYSGWVQHRRFAPRAHAFRYRMGLLYLDLSEQAQLFALSPLAGSGRWAPFAFRETDYLPEHTRQGMPLHEAVRNRVEAALGSRPMGRICLLTQPRSWGLAFNPASFFYCFDEDEALMAILCEVSNTPWRQRYHYVLPASGEGRHQVRVDKAFHVSPFLPRELEYRMSLSPVGERLGIHMADWQGETKVFDASLSLHRRPLTRTNLHRYLLTFPWMTGKTLAAIYWQALRLLLKRIPIFDHSPAQGSFSVARPHVKDMPHEKL, encoded by the coding sequence ATGCACAGCGCCCTGTACAGCGGCTGGGTGCAGCATCGTCGCTTCGCCCCGCGCGCGCATGCCTTTCGCTACCGCATGGGCCTGCTGTACCTCGATCTGAGCGAGCAGGCGCAGCTGTTTGCCCTCTCGCCATTGGCCGGCAGCGGCCGCTGGGCGCCATTCGCCTTCCGCGAAACCGATTACCTGCCCGAGCACACCCGCCAGGGCATGCCACTGCACGAGGCCGTACGCAATCGCGTGGAAGCGGCGCTGGGCTCGCGACCAATGGGTCGCATCTGCCTGCTGACGCAGCCACGCAGTTGGGGCCTGGCGTTCAATCCGGCGAGTTTCTTCTACTGCTTCGATGAAGACGAGGCGCTCATGGCGATTCTCTGCGAAGTCAGCAATACGCCCTGGCGCCAGCGCTACCACTACGTGCTGCCTGCCAGCGGCGAAGGCCGTCATCAGGTTCGTGTCGACAAGGCCTTCCATGTTTCGCCTTTCCTGCCGCGCGAGCTGGAGTACCGCATGAGCTTGAGCCCGGTAGGCGAACGCCTGGGCATCCACATGGCCGACTGGCAGGGCGAGACCAAGGTGTTCGACGCCAGCCTCAGCCTGCACCGCAGGCCGCTGACCCGCACCAACCTGCACCGCTACCTGCTGACCTTCCCCTGGATGACCGGCAAGACCCTTGCCGCCATCTATTGGCAGGCGCTGCGCCTGCTGCTCAAACGCATCCCGATTTTCGACCACAGCCCCGCGCAAGGCAGCTTCAGTGTTGCCCGCCCGCACGTGAAGGACATGCCCCATGAAAAGCTCTAG
- a CDS encoding SAM-dependent methyltransferase: MKSSSLTSTRSLVRSGNGIGAGLLRRAVLRQLENLQHGLLLIQEGNDTLHFGKPQSDLRAEIRVSDPAVWGLVAGNGSIGAGEAYIHGYWSTPDLTAVIRIFVANLDVLDAMEGGLARLGRPLIQGLHWLNRNTRQGSRRNIAAHYDLGNDLFEQFLDPTMMYSAAMFLREDDSLEQAQLNKLERICEKLALQPSDHLLEIGTGWGSMAIYAATHYGCRVTTTTLSREQYAYTERRVRELGLEGRITLLLEDYRDLDGQYDKLVSIEMIEAVGHRFLPTYFEQCARLLKPDGLMLLQAITIRDQRYEQACQSVDFIQRYIFPGGALPSVHKMLEVVSRHTDLNLHHMEDFGLHYARTLRLWHDNLRQARQRLEQLGYDDYFYRLWEFYLCYCEGGFLERTIGTAQLLLAKAGARPLPHYVQPSTLA, encoded by the coding sequence ATGAAAAGCTCTAGCCTGACCTCCACCAGAAGCCTGGTACGCAGCGGCAACGGCATTGGTGCCGGCCTGCTGCGGCGCGCCGTGCTGCGCCAACTGGAAAACCTGCAGCATGGCCTGCTGCTGATCCAGGAAGGCAACGACACCCTGCATTTCGGCAAGCCACAGAGCGATCTGCGCGCCGAAATCCGGGTCAGCGATCCGGCCGTCTGGGGACTGGTTGCCGGTAACGGCTCGATCGGTGCAGGCGAAGCCTATATCCATGGCTACTGGAGCACGCCGGATCTCACCGCGGTAATCCGTATCTTCGTCGCCAACCTCGACGTACTCGACGCCATGGAGGGCGGTCTGGCACGCCTGGGCCGCCCCTTGATCCAGGGGCTGCACTGGCTCAACCGCAATACTCGCCAGGGTTCACGGCGCAATATCGCGGCGCACTACGACCTGGGCAATGACCTGTTCGAACAGTTTCTCGACCCGACCATGATGTACTCCGCCGCAATGTTCCTGCGTGAGGACGACAGCCTGGAACAGGCGCAGCTCAACAAGCTCGAACGCATCTGCGAGAAGCTCGCGCTACAGCCATCCGATCACCTGCTGGAAATCGGTACCGGCTGGGGCAGCATGGCCATCTATGCCGCGACCCATTACGGCTGCCGGGTGACCACCACTACCTTGTCGCGCGAGCAATACGCCTACACCGAACGGCGCGTCCGCGAACTTGGCCTGGAAGGTCGCATCACCCTGCTTCTAGAGGACTATCGCGACCTCGACGGCCAGTACGACAAGCTGGTCTCCATCGAGATGATCGAAGCCGTCGGCCATCGTTTTCTGCCCACCTACTTCGAGCAGTGCGCACGTCTGCTCAAGCCCGACGGACTGATGCTGCTGCAGGCCATCACCATTCGTGACCAGCGTTACGAGCAGGCTTGCCAGTCGGTCGATTTCATCCAGCGCTACATCTTCCCCGGCGGCGCCCTGCCCTCGGTACACAAGATGCTGGAAGTGGTGAGCCGCCACACCGATCTCAACCTGCACCACATGGAAGATTTCGGCCTGCACTACGCGCGTACCCTGCGCCTGTGGCACGACAACCTGCGCCAGGCCCGCCAGCGTCTGGAGCAACTGGGCTACGACGACTACTTCTACCGGCTGTGGGAGTTCTACCTGTGCTACTGCGAGGGCGGTTTCCTCGAGCGCACCATCGGCACCGCGCAACTGCTGCTGGCCAAGGCCGGCGCCAGGCCGCTGCCACATTATGTACAGCCTTCGACGTTGGCCTGA
- a CDS encoding YkgJ family cysteine cluster protein, giving the protein MSTTIPLHQLPSEPSVSCSTCAACCCQLEVMLIGDTGVPQRYIETDEWGGEVMRRLDDGWCIALDRDSMRCTIYAQRPLICREFELGAAECLEERRGIATAYTQ; this is encoded by the coding sequence ATGAGCACTACCATCCCCCTCCACCAATTGCCGAGCGAGCCCAGCGTCAGCTGCAGCACCTGCGCGGCCTGCTGCTGCCAGCTGGAAGTCATGCTGATCGGTGATACCGGCGTGCCGCAACGCTACATCGAGACCGACGAGTGGGGTGGCGAAGTCATGCGCCGTCTGGACGACGGCTGGTGCATAGCACTGGATCGCGACAGCATGCGCTGCACCATCTACGCCCAGCGCCCGCTGATCTGCCGCGAGTTCGAACTGGGCGCCGCGGAATGCCTGGAAGAACGCCGCGGCATCGCCACCGCCTATACGCAGTGA